In Nicotiana tabacum cultivar K326 chromosome 11, ASM71507v2, whole genome shotgun sequence, a single window of DNA contains:
- the LOC107761175 gene encoding adenosylhomocysteinase-like, with translation MALLVEKTTSGREYKVKDMSQADFGRLEIELAEVEMPGLMACRTEFGPSQPFKGAKITGSLHMTIQTAVLIETLTALGAEVRWCSCNIFSTQDHAAAAIARDSAAVFAWKGETLQEYWWCTERALDWGPGGGPDLIVDDGGDATLLIHEGVKAEEEYAKSGKLPDPSSTDNAEFQLVLTIIRDGLKTDPLKYTKMKERLVGVSEETTTGVKRLYQMQANGTLLFPAINVNDSVTKSKFDNLYGCRHSLPDGLMRATDVMIAGKVALVAGYGDVGKGCAAALKQAGARVIVTEIDPICALQATMEGLQVLTLEDVVSDVDIFVTTTGNKDIIMVDHMRKMKNNAIVCNIGHFDNEIDMLGLETFPGVKRITIKPQTDRWVFPDTNSGIIVLAEGRLMNLGCATGHPSFVMSCSFTNQVIAQLELWKEKSTGKYEKKVYVLPKHLDEKVAALHLGKLGARLTKLSKDQADYISVPVEGPYKPPHYRY, from the exons ATGGCTTTGCTCGTCGAGAAAACCACCTCTGGCCGTGAGTACAAGGTCAAGGACATGTCTCAGGCTGACTTCGGCCGGCTCGAAATCGAGCTTGCCGAAGTCGAAATGCCTGGTCTTATGGCTTGTCGGACCGAATTCGGTCCGTCACAGCCATTTAAAGGCGCTAAAATCACTGGATCTCTACATATGACCATTCAAACCGCTGTCCTTATCGAAACCCTAACCGCTTTAGGCGCCGAAGTTAGATGGTGCTCTTGCAACATTTTCTCTACCCAGGACCACGCTGCCGCCGCCATAGCGCGTGATAGCGCTGCCGTGTTCGCGTGGAAGGGTGAGACGTTGCAAGAGTACTGGTGGTGTACTGAACGCGCCCTTGACTGGGGCCCCGGTGGTGGACCCGACttgattgttgatgatggtggtgatGCTACACTTTTGATTCATGAAGGTGTAAAAGCTGAAGAGGAATATGCTAAATCTGGTAAATTACCAGATCCAAGTTCTACTGATAATGCTGAGTTTCAGCTTGTGCTTACTATTATTAGGGACGGGTTGAAAACTGATCCTTTAAAATACACTAAGATGAAGgagagacttgttggtgtttCTGAGGAAACTACTACTGGTGTTAAGAGACTTTACCAAATGCAGGCTAATGGAACTTTGCTTTTCCCTGCTATTAATGTTAATGACTCTGTTACCAAGAGCAAG TTTGATAACTTGTACGGATGCCGCCACTCACTGCCTGATGGTCTCATGAGGGCTACTGATGTTATGATTGCCGGAAAGGTAGCGCTTGTTGCCGGTTACGGAGATGTCGGTAAGGGTTGTGCTGCTGCCTTGAAGCAAGCTGGTGCACGTGTCATCGTGACTGAGATTGATCCAATCTGTGCTCTCCAAGCTACCATGGAAGGTCTTCAGGTCCTTACCCTTGAGGATGTCGTTTCAGATGTTGATATCTTCGTTACCACAACCGGTAACAAGGACATCATCATGGTTGACCACATGAGGAAAATGAAGAACAACGCCATTGTCTGCAACATTGGTCATTTCGACAATGAAATCGACATGCTCGGTCTTGAGACCTTCCCTGGAGTGAAGAGGATCACAATCAAGCCCCAGACTGACAGATGGGTCTTTCCCGACACCAACAGCGGTATCATTGTCTTAGCCGAGGGTCGTCTCATGAACTTGGGATGCGCCACTGGACACCCCAGCTTCGTGATGTCCTGCTCTTTCACTAACCAAGTCATTGCTCAGCTCGAGTTGTGGAAGGAGAAGAGCACCGGCAAGTATGAGAAGAAGGTGTACGTCTTGCCAAAGCACCTTGATGAGAAGGTTGCTGCCCTTCATCTCGGAAAGCTCGGAGCAAGGCTCACTAAGCTTTCCAAGGATCAAGCTGACTACATTAGTGTACCAGTTGAAGGTCCTTACAAGCCTCCTCACTACAGGTACTAA